Part of the bacterium genome, GGCGGTGGTCAGTTTGGACCAGGCAGACAGTAGCGAGTTAATAAGAGGAGCATAATATGGGTGGGCAGATTGCCGATGTCGGCAATCTGCCCACCCAACTTTGATTTTAAAAATTAGGAAATGATAAAAAGCTTGGAAATAAGCCAGTTTCAAAAAGAAAAGACAGGGGAAAGGGTTTATCCTTCCCCCTGTCTTTTAATTCTTTATGATTTAAGTTTTTAGAAAGATGATGATAGGCTTATCAGATGAAGGTCGGCCCTTTCATGCCTGGCGATTAGCCAGCCATAATCTATTTTTATCATATTGTATTTTATCCCCAATCCAAGCGTAGCGTTTTTATGAAGCCAGCCAAACCTCACAGTTAGGTAGTCGTTGAGCTTCCTCTCTATTCCGCCTCTTATCTGCACTTTATCAGTGGGGAAATTCCCCTTTTCTCTTGTGATATTGAACAAGTCAATAGCTAATAGGGTTGCTTCATTGGGGCGTAGGGCAAATCCGATATTCATTGTGGGTTTAATTGGGAGCAAGGGGGAAGCACCGCCCGGGAGCTGGAGGGAAGGAGAAGTTACGTTGAGATATGATAGCCCGATAGTTAATTGGGGCGATACTTGGTTTATCAGACCGATATCAACCGCCCAGGCGTTATCACCGGTGCCAGCAATGTCCGCCCTTTTGCTTCTTATATTGCCGCCAAGATAGAAACCTTCCCCAAGCTTCTGGGACACGGTGTACACTATGTCGGTTTCTTCCTCCCGGGTATCGTCTCTTCTGCCATTCCAGTAGGAAAGAGCGCCAGCGAACTCGCTTGGACCTCTGCTCGGAGCGATAAAGGATAGCATATAAAGTTTCGCATCTTTCGCCTTTGCGGCAGTAGTGAAACTCGTCTGTGTCTCCGTAATAGCCCCAATAATAGCCGGGTTCCATATAGCGGCGCTTACATCATCAGTCACCGCTATTGAGGCACTGCCGATGCCGAGCAACCTGGCCGTACCGACATCAAAATAGACTGCCTGCTGGCTGTAGGCAATGCCAGCCATGAACAATACTACAAGCAACAAGAACATCAGCTTCTTCATAAATATCAGACCCCCTAATAAAAGTTTTTTAGAATTCTACATACATATTATTCAATGGTCAAGCAATTTTTTATTTTTAAAATCCACCTTGAGATATTTCCAAACCAAATTTTTTATCTCGTTTGGACCAATAAAGATATATCTCCCTTTCTCCAATGGACTTTGAAAGGATATATTGTAAATCTGAAAAGTCATAGGGACCAAGTTTATAAAAATAAGAACGAAGCTGAAGACCCCATTGATGAGAGAAAGAGTAAGATAAGTTTCCGTAGCTGAACTTGCTATTGTCTTCCAAACTGTTGTTTATGTAGAAATAACCTGACCATTTGCCTCTCCTGAAGAGTAGATTAAGCCCCAAATTCTCGCCTCCCTGACTTCCATACCTCGTAGCATTGAACTTTGAATAGGTAATGCTCAAGTTCCCCCACCCCTTGAGCTCCCTTCCTAAATAGGCGTTAAATGTATAAAGTCCCTTGTCCTCCTTCCCCCATTGATAACCTCCCTCCAGTGAAAGGTCCAACCTGTTTTTCCCAATCATAATTGAAGGAGAAAGCCATTGGACAAAGAGCTCCTTTCCCAACCAATCCCACTTATATACCCTCCCTACTATTCCAAGCGAAGACATCCCCAATTTCAACGGACGTATCCTAAGTGATATATCCTGCCCTTCTTTCTCGTAAATCCCGTATTTCCTTTGATAGATGTTGTAGATTAAGTTAGCGGAAGACCATTCTTTCCTTATGGAAACTCTGCTATACCTATCTCCTCTTGCGAGGTAATCAAGATAGAGGTTAGTAAAGAGCTTATCGGGGAAGATGTGCTGATGAGACCAGGTAGCTCCCCAATCTCCTCCCTCCCCCTGCTCAAAAACAATTCCTCCCCTTGCATTATTTAGTTCATATTGCTGGTCAAGCGCCAAATTCCATCCTTGCCGCCTCGTGTATACATCTATACCACTTGCATTCGCATACCGGAGATGAAGAGCACCTGTATAATTCTCTTTTAGGGCAAAATAAAAGGGAAAATCAAGAGCTATACCGCTCGTTCCCCAACTCAACATCTGCTGAGTATAATCACCATAAGTGGAAAACCTTATTAACTGATATGGGAGGGAAAAAACTTTACTGCCTCCTATGAAGGTAGAAGTTCCCTTTAGGTAGACCTTCTCCCCGGGAAATATCTCCGCCTCCTTTGCGAGAATCACGACGCGAGAATCGGCTGGGTCGTAGAAGTCAAAGGCATAGGAAGGAATATATCCTTCAAAAGGTTCCTCCACAAGGTTTATACCTTTTATCTTGACAGCCCTTACTTCTCCTTCTGCGATGAGCATAATTCCCTCATTGGAGGTGAAATCCCAAAACAGCCTATCTCCTTCAATCTTCTTATGCCCGTTGCTCACGCATATTTCCCCCAGCGCTTTTAAAGTAGCTGAAGTAGCATCTACCTGAAAGCTATCGCCCGTGAAGATAAGCCCCTTGTAGTAAACATTTACATTTCCCGTAGCGTCCAAGACTCCTCCATCGGCGCACCAAGCAAGATAATTTCCCGAGACTTTTACCACTCTTCCCTTTCGCTCATATGTTAGTTCTTTCTCGGAAACGAAGGTAACTTTAGCTTGAACAGTTGAGCCCAGACAGGAGATGGTGATTGTAGCGGTTCCTTCCTTTGTGCTCGTTATCTCTGCCCTTGCCACACCTCCTTCCGTATATACCCAAGGAGTTATAGTGCCGAGGGTAGTGGCGAAATCAACTCTCACGCTCTGAGAGACAAGCCCCTTTCCTTCCTCCCTTATCTGGGCTGTAATCACTGCGGTAGAAGTCCCATCAGCGGGGACAACCTGTGGGTTCACATCAACTTGAATGGTGTATATCGCTCCTCTCGCAAGGCTTAGAAATAAGATAATAGAGAGGAGAAAAAATTTTCGTCTTCCCATTTTTCAGTAATATGATATAATAGATTAGGAAAGGAGGCAAGGCTTATGATTGAGGAAAAGAAAGAGGTCACCGATGTTTCCCTCTTCGTCCGCACCTCTGGAGAACAATTAGAGCGTTGGAATAGGCAAAGGATAGTTGACGCCCTCGTCAGAGAGGCTCATATGGAGGTTGCCATCGCCCAACGTATAGCAAAGGAGGTAGAGGAGGAGATTTTCGCCTCCCATATCCAAGTTATAACCACCTCCTTAGTGAGGGAATTGGTTGATGCTAAATTGATAGAATATGGCTTTGAGAACGCCCGTAGGATGCATACCCGCATAGGCGTTCCCGTTTACGATGTGAAGAACATTATTTTTTATCCGAACAAGGAGAACGCGAATATCCCCCACAATCCCGAGGCAACTAATCTAACCCTCGCCGAGGCTATAAAGAGGGAATTCGCCCTCCTCCATGTCTTCTCTCAAGAGATATCCGATGCCCACATTAGCGGCATCATTCATCTCCACGACCTTGGCTTCATTGACCGCCCTTATTGTTCAGGACAATCGCTTGAATATGTGAAGAAGTTCGGCTTAGACCTACCCAATGCGCTCTCCATAGCCAAACCCGCAAGACATCCCGAGGTTCTTCTCGGTCAATTGATCAAATTCTCCGCCGCTTTACAGGGACATTTCGCGGGCGCAATAGGATGGGATGCTGTTAATCTCTTCTTCGCTCCCTATTTAGAGGGGCTTTCCGATAGGGAAATCCACCAGCTCGCCCAGATGCTGATTTTCGAATTCTCCCAGCAAGCAGTAGCGAGAGGTGGACAAGCTATCTTCAGCGATATTAACCTCTATTGGGAGGTTCCCGAACATTTCGCCGATGTACCCGCAATCGGTCCGGGAGGGGAATACACGGGAAAAACTTATAAGGAATATGAAAAGGAAGCGCAGAGATTCGTCAAAGCCATATTTGAGGTCTACCTGGAAGGAGATGGAACGGGTCGTCCCTTCTTCTTCCCCAAGCCCCTTGTCCATATGACGGAGAAATTCTTCCAAACCGAGGGATGGCAGGATTTTCTCAATTTTATCTGCGAGGTGGCAGCGGAAAAGGGTAATACCTATTTCGTATTTGATAGGGGAGGAACGGCGAAAATCTCTGAATGTTGTAGGCTGTCCTTTAAATTAGAGGAATCAGATATGGCTGACGCAGCTCAGCCCTGGAAGATGCGTTATGCGGCGATTCAAAATGTCACCATCAATTTACCCCGCATCGCTTACGAGGCCGAAGGAAGCGACGCCTTGCTCTTTCATCTTTTGAGGGAGAGAGTGGAGCTCGCTGTAAAGGCGCATCTTCAAAAGAGGCGCTTCTTGGAGGAATTGCTATCGCTCGGTTCAGAGGGACCCTTGGCTCTACTCGCAATGAGCAGGGATGGTCAGCCCTATCTCAGAATGCATAGGGCAACCTATCTCATAGGAATGGTCGGTTTAAATGAAATGGTGCAGGCACACCTGGGGAAAGAAATGCATGAATGCAACGAGGCGCTGAAATTCGGCTTGAAAGTGATTGCGTTTATGAAGCTTCTTTGTGAGGAATTCTCACGAAAATACAATATGCGCTTCGTTTTAGAGCAAACCCCCGCTGAATCCGCCGCCCATAGGCTCGCGAAATTGGATTTGTCCCACTATCCGGATAAAGCCGAACATATTGTAAAGGGAGATATCTCCAAGGGAGAGATTTACTATACCAATTCCACCTATTTGAATGTCTCTGTGCCCATAAATCCCATAGAGAGGGTGAAGAAAGAAGGTCTTTTCCACCCATTGATAGAAGCGGGCGCTCTCACTCATATTTGGCTGGGAGAAGCAAGACCCAATGCGGAATCGCTCGCCAATTTCGTGGTGAAAGTATTCCGCCAGACGGAAAACGCCCAAATCGCCTTCTCCCCCGAGTTCACTTTCTGCAACAGATGCAGCAGCCTATCACGAGGAATATTAAACGCTTGTCCGCGCTGTTCCTCGCAGGATGTTGAGGGTATAACGAGAGTAACAGGATATTTCTCCCGCGTTTCCGGCTGGAATAAGGGAAAGAGGGGCGAGCTAAAAGACCGCTTCCGAAGCGGTAAGTACTTCCTTGAGGAAAAAATAAAATAAAAAGGAGGTATCAGGAAAAGATGAAAGTCGGCGTCCAGCTTTACACATTGAGAGATTTCACGAAAACTGCGAAGCAAACAGCTGAAACCCTGAGGAAAGTGAAGGAGATGGGCTACAACATCGTCCAAGTATCCGCTGTTGATGAACCGAAAGATGTTAAGGAATTGAAGAAACTATTGGATGATAATGGGCTCATCGCCGTTTCAACACACACGGGATATGAGGAAATCGTTAAGGAAACTGATAAGGTAATTGAGGAACACAAGATACTCGGATGTGAAGCAATTATATGCCCTGGCTTGCCGATGGAGCTTCATAATAAGGAAGGATATATAAAGGTTGGGAAGGATTTCTCAAAGGTCATAGGGAAAATCAAGGAGAACGGGCTCGTCCTTGCCTATCACAATCATGGGATAGAGTTTGAGAGATATGAGGGTAAAACAGGATTGGAAATCTTGATGGAGAATTGCCCCGAGCTTGAGGCGGAAATTGACACTTATTGGGTTCAATATGGAGGAGGCGACCCCGCTTACTGGATTGAGAGATTCAAAAACAGGGTGAGCCAAGTCCATTTCAAGGATATGGGAATCATTCAAAATAGGCAGGTTATGCCTCCAATTGGGGAAGGAAATTTGAACTGGGAGAGAATAATTGAGGCTTGCAGAAACGCCAATGTAAAATATTGCCTTGTAGAGATGGACACCCCAACGATAGAACCATTTGAGGCACTAAGGATAAGCTTGGAGAATCTCAAGCGATTGGGCTTGGAAGCTTAGAAATCCTTATTAGGACGCAAATTTTCGGCATAAGCGACTTCTTTCCTGTAAAGGAAGGAGGTGGAGTGTAGTGGTTAAATTTCTCAGCATATCCTTGCTTTTGTTCCTCTTATTTGCTTTTCTCATCCCCGCCAAGGGTGAGGACTCGGGGTTATATAAGAGAATGGGGGAAAATATCGTCGTCAACGGTGGGTTCGAGGAGGAAGAGAATGGAGCCCCTGTTGGCTGGTCCATTCCCAAGGATATCACTTCCTTGGATTCCATCAATCCTCGCTCTGGGAAGTTCAGCTTAAAATATTCTCGCACGGATAAAAACGACTACCGCCTCATCACTCAGCAAATCCCCTGCGTTCCCGGAAAGCTTTACGAGGCATCGGTATGGGTTAAGGGAGAAAATGTCAAAAGCGAGGAATCCACTGATCAAGGGGCTGGTTTCTGCATTGAATGGTATGACCAGAATGGAAAGTGGTTGGGAGGAACTTATCCACACTGCATAGCGGGAACATTTGATTGGCAGAAGATAACAACTATCGTTCGGATACCCAAGGAAGCGAAGAAGGTGAATATCACTCTTTACCTTCGTCCCAAGAATATCGGCACAGCCTGGTTTGATGATGTTGAAGTAGTTCCAGTAGCATCTTCCCTCTTCTCGCTCGCACTGCTTTCCCCCGCTTATAGGGGAACCATTTTGACACCAACCAGGGGAAAACAAATCAAAGCGAAGATACTTATTGATAGAGAGGACTACGACTTAACGGGGATACCCCTGCGAATTTTGAGCGAGTTGAAGGATGGCAAGGGAAATACTCTTGCTAAATCGGAAATGGTTCTCAGTGAGGAGAAGGAGGCTATTATCTCTCTGCCCCTTCCTGACTTAAAGCAGGGAGAATACGATTTCATCTGCCATCTTTATTCAAAGGAGAAAGAATTGGGGAAGATATCGGAACGGATAAGCGTGATGCAGAGGATGAAAGCGAAAGTTTATATTGACGAAAAACAAAGGCTCAGAGTGGATGGCAAGCCATTCTTCCCAATCGGTCTCTATCTCGGTCCAACTGAAGACGAGCATTTGGAACGGATAAGCAAGGCCGGCTTCAATACCATCCTCTGCTACGGATACGGCGTTGGGCAAAATCCAGAGGCATATATGGAGAGGGCTTTAAAATACGGGTTAAAGGTGATTTATTCTGTTAAGGATTTCTATGAAGGAACGGCATATTTCCCTAAGATGGGGAAAAGCGGTCTGGAGTTGGCGAAAGAGTATGTTCTGAAGTTTCGCGACCATCCCGCCCTTCTCGCCTGGTATATAAACGATGAGCTCCCAATCACCTACATCCCAAAGTTAACTGAGATGTATAAGTTGATAAAGAGCCTTGACCCTAACCATCCTCAATTCCAAGTGCTATATCAAATTCCCGACCTTGAGTTCTATTATAATTGCACGGACATAATGGGAGTAGACCCCTACCCCATCCCCTCTCGTCCAATCAGTATGGTCTCCGAGTGGACTTCTTCCGCGGTTAAGGCAATGAGCAATGCCAAACCTGTTTGGGTTGTTCCACAAATCTTTGACTGGTCAGTTTATAATCCGGCGAACAAGCCGAGAGAGCCAACTTTTGAGGAGAAGAAAAATATGTTCTATCAGGCGCTCATCAACGGTGCAAAGGGATTGATAGCCTATTCCTACTTTGACCTCCTAAGGACAACTGGAGGCAAGGAAGCGCCCAAAGAGCTTTTTGAAAAGAGATGGCGTGAAGTTTGCGAGATAGTGGCGGAGATAAAGAAAATAGTGCCAGTTATTCTCGAAGGCGAGGACTTGGGTAAATTGAAAGGAATTCCCGAGAGCGAAAAGTTACAGGCAAGGGGAATCCTCTATAAGGGACAACTCTATATCCTAATCGCTAATACATCAGATGCGACATTATCAATAGACATTTCTTTACCTTTAAGAGGCTGGAAATCGGCAACTGGATTTAATGGCGAGCAAATAGTTATCAAAGATGATAAACTTCATATAGACCTTGAACCCTTGGAGGCTACGACCTATGTGTTATCTAAATAGGATTTTACCCGTCTTTCTCCTAACATTATCAAACATCTTCTGGGGTGATTCTATGCAACCTGTGAAGCTCGGCGATTTCCTTTGGCATATTGAGGCTGAAAGGCAAGATGACTTCTGGTTAGACCCGCAAGGTGGACCGGGAAATTCTCCCGCACTTGTCGGAAGGGCATTCCCCGGAAAATCGGGCAAATGGGTCTCAGAGCCAATTTCAGTTGAAGAGGACAAAGCTTATATCTTTTCCGCTTTCGTTTGCTCACAACTCAATAGCGCTCAGGGGAGATTGGAGTTGGTTTTCTTGGATTCGGAAGGGAAAGAGATATCCGTTTTTTCCAGCCGCACGATATTCTGGCATCACAATTGGGCAAGATATAAAGCGGTTGGAATCGCCCCAAAGGGCGCCAAGAAGGCAATCCTTCGCTTCAGTGTATGGGGACCAGAGGGAAATAGCTCGGGAAACGCTATGATTGCCCAAATCCATTACGGCAAGAGCGTGGATATAAAAGCCGAATTCAATGCCAAAGGGAATGTCATAATTTATCCAGCAAAGGGACAGGCTATGCTATACTTCCGCGGTGTCCCCGCGAATTTCCCATTGAAAATAAGATGGAAAATCCTTGACTTTAACTTAAACCAAGTAGCCGAAAAAGAAACCAACACATCTTCAAGGGAACTCTCAATCTCTATTCCTCCGTTGGAGCCGGGCTACTATATACTTCAAATTGAGGCAAGTGGGGAGGGAATCATCCCAAATGATGAGGAGGTCTCCTTTGGGGTAATAAACCCATTGCCTAAAGATTTCAATCGTAAAGAATCGCCCATCTGTTTGGATGCGGGAATGAGTTGGTCCTATGCTCCCGATGAGAAAAGGCTTGACCTTGCCTGCTATCTCTGCGAGATAGCAGGAATAGGGCTTTTAAGGGACCGCTTATGGTGGGGAGAGGTGGAAAAGGAGGAGGGCAAATACAATTGGGGTCGCTATGAACAATCCGCAAAGGCTCAAGCCCGCCACAACATAACGGTTTATCAAATCTTTCACGATTGCCCAGTATGGGCAAGCATAGACCTTACAGGTGGAAGGAAAGCAGGCAATCAACCGCCTAAAGACCCGATTTATGTTTATAGGATGGTCAATCGTCTGGTGAGGGATTTGGGGAAATATGTTCGCTACTTTGAGGTTTGGAATGAACCAAATATCGGCTTTTTCAATGGGCGTCCAGAGGATTACGCCGCCATTCTTAAAGCCGCTTACCTCGGAGCCAAGGACGCAGACCCTAATTTCGGAATCCTCATTGGCTCAGCAGCGGGAACACCTGGGGAATTCTACAAAAGGGTATATGAAAACGATGTAGGAGGCTATTTTGATATTTATAATCAACACTGGTACGGCTCTCCCGAGGATTTATTCAATTTCATACCGAGCTCGGTTATATCCCAGCTGAGTAAATTTGGATTGGAGGACAAGCCAATCTGGATGACGGAGATGGGGATGAGGGCTTACCCTGATGAAAACGGCGACTTCAAAGAGATTGAGCGTCAGCAGGCTTCCTATCTCGTTAGAGCTTATACCTGCTCATTCGCGAACGGGATTTCAAAGTTCTTTTATTTCTACCTATGCGAGTATTTGGAGGGGAGTGTTTCCCTCTGGGGAATAGTTCGCTCCGATTTAACCCCTAAGCCTACTTATATTGCCCTTGCCAACCTCATTCGCCAGCTTGGAGAGGCTAAATGCATTGGGTGGAAGAAGATTGATGATACTTATTTGATTGCCTTTAGAAGAAATAAAGACGAAAATGTAATTGTAGCTTGGGGCAAGGAAGGAAAGAACATCACCATCCCTGCAAAAGGACCAATTGTTGATATCGTTGGAAAGGTTATTCGTAAAGAGGAAAATAAGCCTGTTCCCCTCGCTATCCCCCTATCTAATATGCCGATTTACATAAGGGGGCTAACCAATAGGGAAATCTCCGAGCTCCAGCTGAAACCTCCCCTTCCCAAAAATGATTGGAGACCAACGCCGGATAAAGAATTGAATACTAAGAGAACTTGGCTTCAGCTCGAGGTTAATCCCGGGCAACCTCGTTCAGGTGATGAGAGCGAGAAATGGGGAGCATTCATAGAGCCAGGGAAACCTTTCGTCGTTCGGGCTTGGGTGCGAAATTACTCCGATAAGCCAGCTTTCGCAACTCTAACCTGCCAGCCAGACGATGTTTTCTCCCTTCAAGGTGAAAAAGAGGTGAAGATTAGAGTTAAGGGATGGGAAAGCGGGTATCACGATTTCGTTCTAATCGGACAAAACATTGTGCAGGGGCAGGAGATGGGTGTTTCAGTGCTAATGGAGACGAGCAATCACCTGGAGAAAGGGAGAGTTTATCTCCAATCAAGGACCTCGGATGTGAAGGCGAAAGAGGAATCACTCATAATGGATGGCGATTGTGATATCAACCAAATCATCCCGAATAACTCGCCCACTACAGAGGTTGAAATAAGGAAAGACGAGCAGGTTAAGCTTGGGGAAAAGGCGAGCATAAAGATAGGAGCGAAAATCGTTGGAAGGGGAGATGCCTGGGTATTCCCACACATCGTCCTTCCCGAAGATTTGGATTTGAGCAAGTTCAAGGGATTGGAGATTTGTAGTTATGTTCCGGAGGGGAAGGAGAGAAATGCAGGGCTATTAGTTCAGTTAATAGAGGAAGGTGGTGGGACTTGGATGATAGGAGGGATGCGTTCTTTGAGGGAGGATGGTTGGAAGAGGGATGTTGTGATATTCAGCTCTGCGAGACCGACGCAATGGGGTCCCGACCCGGATGGAAAATTGGAGTTGGAGAAGGTGAGGAAGATAATGATAGGATGGGGAGGTTATAGTGGGGAAATTGGTGAGAATATAGAGTTCTGGTTGGGGAAGGTATCGGCGATTAACTGGTAAAAAAGGGCGGCGTCGCCTTCGGCGACCCCGCCCTTGTAATTCTCTCTAATCCTCTCTTACCTCAAATTGAACATTGTTATTCCTCTAACGAAACTGCCGTCGGAGCTCCTCGCTATTACCTCCAAGAGATATACGCCAGCAGGCAACGGCTTCCCTTGGGCATCCTTGCCATCCCATACCACGCTGTTCAACCCAGCCACGCCTGAGCGTGTCATCTCTTTTATCAACCTCCCATCCACTCCCTTAACGCTCACCTTCACATCCGCACTATCGCTCAGGCTGAAGCTCACATTCACTCCTCCCCTCGTCGCCTTCGCCATCAACCCGCTTATCAATAGCGCTGATGCCCGCCTCTCGTATACCACCTTCAGCTCCTTGCGACCATCAGAGCTGAATACATAGCGGGAGCTCGTCAGCATGTTGATTCTCTTATCTCCATCTATCAGATACAACGCATAGCCCTTGGGAAGCTGGGAGAGATTTGGCCAGCTCAAGGTTATCTCACCAGCACCCTCTACCACTACATCCCATTCCGCCCTCTCAGCCTTCTCCCTCACATCCCAAGCCAACCTCTCTCCCTTCCTCAGGAAGTAAAGCTGAACTCCACTCAAAGCAGGCGGCTCCTCAACCCCAGATAGCAACCCGCTATCTCCCATACCCAGATAGTTGCAGGTATCCTTGCCAGTGGAGCTCTGTGCAACGAGCTGAACCTTCCAACCCTCGGGCTTCAAATCCCTCGCCTCAACGGACTTCGTTGCGGGCGTGAATACCAACTGCACGCCGTCCTGCATTGCCTTTATCCAGTAGCCCTTCCAACCCTTAATCGTCCTATTATCACCGCTTAGGGCAGGATGGATGAGGATGTAATCCCCAGTCGTTGTATCGTAGCCCCAGAGATAACCTCTTACCAATCCTTCCCTATCCGCCTCGCTTAAGCTCAATTGTTGTGTTCCATACATCACCGTTAGAGCGGAGAGGTCAAGGTCGGAAGTGTAAGGAGAACCTATTATGTTCCAACCCTTTGCGAGGGAGACCGTTGTTTCCCCATCGGGCAGAACGCCAGCGTAAAGATTGAGAGTGGGCGCTGAGCCATCTTTAGCCTTCATCCAGAAACCCTGTCCTGTATTTAGGACCGAGAGGTCAACATATTTTCCTTGAGCAGGGTCCCACCACTTGAGAGCGAGGTTGCTCAACTGGTCCTTCAGGATATCGCTGACTTTGGTATTGGTGAAAAGTAGGGGCAGTGCAACCATATCAATCACGGGGAATTTATTTGTGGTCTTTATGAGGAACGAGTCGGTTCCTTTGCTTTGACCGGTGGCTTTGTCCTCTGCCTCAATCGTCCAGGTCCCCAGGGTGTCCAAGGGGATTTGTGAAGTGGGCAAGGTGATTGAGGCGAGACCATTCTCCTCTGTATCCACTTCTATTGAGAAAACCTTCCCCAGCGGATTAGTAATACTTACGGACAATGTTTGGTTCGCCATATATGCGATGCTTATCTTGAGGGTTGCGCCTCTTTGAGCGATTATATCTAATTCCTCAGGCGAAGCTTGAACTGCTATAACTCCCACGCCTAAACTTCCTTTATCAGAGCGCACCTCCACATAACCGTCCTCCGCTTCGAAGACGAATGTATAAACGCCGATATCGTTCAACACCACATCTTTCGCTGTGAAGACGATTCCCTGTTTGGGATTATCGCCTTCTTGCTCAGGCGTTATAGGTGGTAACTCTTCGCCTTGGGGGTCGGTTATTATCAAGCGAACATTTTGAGGTTGGTCGCCGTCTAC contains:
- a CDS encoding sugar phosphate isomerase/epimerase, whose amino-acid sequence is MKVGVQLYTLRDFTKTAKQTAETLRKVKEMGYNIVQVSAVDEPKDVKELKKLLDDNGLIAVSTHTGYEEIVKETDKVIEEHKILGCEAIICPGLPMELHNKEGYIKVGKDFSKVIGKIKENGLVLAYHNHGIEFERYEGKTGLEILMENCPELEAEIDTYWVQYGGGDPAYWIERFKNRVSQVHFKDMGIIQNRQVMPPIGEGNLNWERIIEACRNANVKYCLVEMDTPTIEPFEALRISLENLKRLGLEA
- the nrdD gene encoding anaerobic ribonucleoside-triphosphate reductase → MIEEKKEVTDVSLFVRTSGEQLERWNRQRIVDALVREAHMEVAIAQRIAKEVEEEIFASHIQVITTSLVRELVDAKLIEYGFENARRMHTRIGVPVYDVKNIIFYPNKENANIPHNPEATNLTLAEAIKREFALLHVFSQEISDAHISGIIHLHDLGFIDRPYCSGQSLEYVKKFGLDLPNALSIAKPARHPEVLLGQLIKFSAALQGHFAGAIGWDAVNLFFAPYLEGLSDREIHQLAQMLIFEFSQQAVARGGQAIFSDINLYWEVPEHFADVPAIGPGGEYTGKTYKEYEKEAQRFVKAIFEVYLEGDGTGRPFFFPKPLVHMTEKFFQTEGWQDFLNFICEVAAEKGNTYFVFDRGGTAKISECCRLSFKLEESDMADAAQPWKMRYAAIQNVTINLPRIAYEAEGSDALLFHLLRERVELAVKAHLQKRRFLEELLSLGSEGPLALLAMSRDGQPYLRMHRATYLIGMVGLNEMVQAHLGKEMHECNEALKFGLKVIAFMKLLCEEFSRKYNMRFVLEQTPAESAAHRLAKLDLSHYPDKAEHIVKGDISKGEIYYTNSTYLNVSVPINPIERVKKEGLFHPLIEAGALTHIWLGEARPNAESLANFVVKVFRQTENAQIAFSPEFTFCNRCSSLSRGILNACPRCSSQDVEGITRVTGYFSRVSGWNKGKRGELKDRFRSGKYFLEEKIK